The following are encoded together in the Kwoniella europaea PYCC6329 chromosome 1, complete sequence genome:
- a CDS encoding histone H3 produces the protein MNDAWMIRQTARKSTGGKAPRKQLATKAARKQAPSQVSGGVKKPHRYRPGTVALREIRRYQKSTELLIRKLPFQRLVREIAQDFKTDLRFQSSAIGALQEASEAYLVSLFEDTNLAAIHAKRVTIQPKDLQLARRLRGERS, from the exons ATGAACGATGCTTGGATGATACGA CAAACCGCTAGAAAATCCACCGGTGGTAAAGCTCCCCGAAAACAAC TCGCCACCAAGGCCGCTAGAAAGCAAGCCCCTTCTCAAGTCTCAGGAGGAGTCAAGAAACCTCACAGATACAGACCTGGTACCGTCGCTCTTAGAGAAATCAGAAGATACCAAAA GTCCACTGAACTCTTGATCAGAAAACTCCCTTTCCAAAGACTTGTTAGAGAGATTGCTCAAGATTTCAAGACTGATC TCCGATTCCAATCTTCTGCTATCGGTGCTCTCCAAGAAGCTTCTGAGGCTTACCTCGTCTCCCTCTTCGAAGACA CTAACCTCGCTGCCATCCATGCCAAGCGAGTAACCATCCAACCCAAGGATCTTCAACTCGCCCGAAGACTCCGAGGAGAGAGATCTTAA
- a CDS encoding serine/threonine-protein phosphatase 2B catalytic subunit A1, whose amino-acid sequence MTSPATQTANAIAAITNRSNVVIPEIDFTQHQLENGDVVSTTERVVKDVQAPAMYLPTEEQFFSKTDKSKPDIAFLKNHFYREGRLTEEQALYILEKGGEILRNEPNLLEVDAPITVCGDIHGQYYDLMKLFEVGGNPAETRYLFLGDYVDRGYFSIECVLYLWSLKMWYPDTLFLLRGNHECRHLTDYFTFKLECKHKYSETVYNACMESFCNLPLAAIMNKQFLCIHGGLSPELHTLDDLRAINRFREPPTSGLMCDILWADPLEDFGSEKTNDTFVHNHVRGCSYFFTYNAACQFLERNNLLSIIRAHEAQDAGYRMYRKTKTTGFPSVMTIFSAPNYLDVYSNKAAVLKYESNVMNIRQFNCTPHPYWLPNFMDVFTWSLPFVGEKITDMLIAILNCCTKEELEEEEEETPMAITPETPEVEDVSAERRQIIKNKILAVGRMSRVFALLREESERVSELKSISGSNALPAGMLASGAEGIKEAIQGFEDARKSDIENERLPPDIIDPDEENPASPSGTTPHTPDEPSSPILDTHGVNPGTPSPMSPQSPGTPGTPSSPGTGIVGGMTWRRGHSRQTSLGTTKTSPSNRRRSLENTMHLIRDVVDGKDANGDGQLERLAEVIASPTTPSRGKE is encoded by the exons ATGACCTCCCCAGCAACTCAGACTGCCAATGCCATTGCGGCCATCACCAACCGATCCAACGTGGTGATACCGGAGATCGACTTCACTCAACATCAGCTGGAGAATGGGGATGTGGTCAGTACGACAGAGAGAGTCGTCaaagat gtgCAAGCCCCAGCGATGTATCTGCCTACAGAAGAACAGTTCTTCTCAAAAACAGATAAGAGTAAACCAGATATCGCATTTTTGAAGAACCATTTTTACAGGGAGGGAAGATTGACAGAAGAACAGGCTTTGTATATTCTTGAGAA AGGTGGAGAGATTTTGAGGAATGAACCTAATTTATTGGAGGTCGATGCTCCAATCACTG TCTGTGGTGATATCCATGGTCAATAT TACGACCTCATGAAGCTTTTCGAAGTCGGAGGCAATCCCGCTGAAACACGTTATCTATTCTTGGGTGATTATGTGGATCGAGGGTACTTTTCCATCGAA TGTGTGCTCTATTTGTGGTCGTTGAAAATGTGGTACCCCGATActcttttcctccttcgAGGTAACCACGAGTGCAGACATCTGACAGATTATTTCACTTTCAAACTCGAAT GTAAACACAAATACTCGGAAACAGTCTACAACGCATGCATGGAAAGTTTCTGTAATCTACCTCTAGCCGCTATCATGAACAAACAGTTCCTTTGTATTCACGGTGGCCTGTCACCTGAACTGCACACTCTGGATGATTTGAGAGCA ATCAACCGATTTAGAGAACCACCTACTTCCGGATTGATGTGTGATATCTTATGGGCAGATCCATTGGAAGATTTTGGTTCGGAAAAGACAAACGACACTTTCGTGCATAATCACGTCAGAGGATGTAGTTATTTCTTCAC GTATAACGCAGCTTGTCAATTCCTAGAGAGGAATAATTTGTTGTCCATCATTCGTGCTCATGAAGCTCAAGATGCGGG ATATCGAATGTATCGAAAGACAAAAACAACTGGTTTCCCATCTGTCATGACTATCTTCTCTGCTCCAAACTATCTCGATGTCTACTCTAATAAAGCTGCGGTATTGAAGTATGAGTCAAACGTAATGAA CATCCGACAATTCAACTGCACACCTCATCCATACTGGTTACCAAACTTTATGGACGTATTCACATGGAGTTTGCCATTCGTCGGAGAAAAGA TCACCGATATGCTCATCGCCATTCTTAATTGTTGCACCAaggaggaattggaagaagaggaagaggagactCCCATGGCTATCACTCCAGAAACACCCGAAG TCGAAGATGTCTCAGCGGAACGACgacaaatcatcaagaacaagatTTTGGCTGTCGGACGAATGTCTCGAGTGTTTGCCTTGCTACG AGAGGAATCAGAGAGGGTATCCGAactcaaatccatctctggCTCTAATGCTCTACCTGCTGGTATGCTCGCTTCTGGAGCTGAGGGTATCAAGGAAGCTATTCAAGGATTTGAGGATGC ACGAAAGAGTGATATTGAAAATGAGAGATTACCACCCGACATCATTGATCCCGATGAAGAAAACCCCGCTTCGCCAAGTGGTACAACCCCCCATACACCTgatgaaccttcttcacctatattAGATACTCACGGTGTAAATCCCGGCACACCATCCCCTATGTCCCCTCAATCACCCGGTACGCCCGGTACACCCTCATCACCTGGTACTGGTATTGTCGGAGGAATGACTTGGAGAAGGGGACATTCCCGACAGACTTCCTTGGGAACGACCAAGACTTCTCCATCTAATCGACGAAGATCACTTGAGAATACCATGCACCTCATTAGGGACGTGGTTGATGGCAAGGATGCGAATGGTGATGGACAGTTGGAGAGATTAGCGGAAGTTATTGCTAGTCCTACCACACCTAGTAGAGGTAAGGAGTAA